The DNA sequence ACTTCACTTTAACCAGCTTTGAAATCAAACTCTTGAAAAACAATATGATAATCGCTACAAGCAACAAAGTACAAgccaatataaataataacaatatcaACATATTTGAAAATGTGAGCATTTATTTGGAAAAGGGAAATTATGTTGTCCAAATTTATTCTTATGATTTAATTGAAAAGTCTtctaatataataaacaaactcagttttcctttttatgcGGAAATTGAAATTGTGCAGTTTGTAAACGACCAAATTGACGAACCTATATTGTTGGATGTGTTCCCTCATAATTCGGTCATTGTGAATAGAAACTACCCCTTCTTTgtaatgaataaatataaaaaggaatataaaaaaataaacaataattatatatatatgtacatatgtacatatgtatatttttttttttttttttttttttttctttttttttctgaacAAATCAgaaaattttcattatatttccttttttttttcctgaacaagtcataatattatcatattattttatttttttaggttgatttaattttttgggGAAGAGCAAATGAAAACATATCCGTGTTGGatacaaaagaaaataatatcaaattaaataataccaagttaataaaatatggaaaTGTTGAGATACACAAATATGTTTTGTCATCTGAACAAATGAGGTCTCtggaaaataattttacttTAAAGCTTCAGTCCAATGTTCATATAAGTGCATGGATGGAGAAAAGAATGAATTTTAGCTTTACAAATGAGGGTTGGAATTACGATGGACAAACAGAACATGGgaaattaatgaaaaatggaataaaaacaaataatattgttGATGAATCTTCTAAAATATCCAAGggagaaaaattaaatgagaCTGTGTTATTGGAATATGGCAAGagggaaataaaaaatgagagTGAGGGTGAAAGTAAGAGTGAGAATAAGATTGAaggtaatagtaataatgagAGTGATGGTGAGAGTGAGAAAAGGAGTTTCTTACAGAACGGTGTAATAGAAAAAAGCaagtaagaaaaataaaatgaaatgaaatgaaataatatcaatattaatatgaatgaataaccacatatatataaagatatataaataaataaatatatatatatatatataataatatttttatatacataaaaatcaCGCATGAAGCTTTTGTATTATCCTATATTCccttaaattttattttattttattttatttatttatttattttttatttttctcagCCTTTTTGATCTGAATGaagttattaaaaattttcgatataacaagaaaaagaaaaaagaagaagaagatttCCTTTTGAACGGATCATATATGAATTCAAATGATAAATGTTTCTCTTTGTCTATATTCAGTTTTGAGATATATTGttttgaaaaattttatttttttatttttatctttatcttAACCGTATTATGGATATCTTGTgcctttatatttttaattataaaaatatataaaaactgGAAAGGTTATAGAAATTATGACATCGTTGGTGAAATGGATGAAGTGATAGGTCTTTTTCATGGAGatgatttataaaaatatgatatgaaaaatttgttatatatacataatgtatatttttttaaaaagtactttgtatatatatatatatatattatatatatgtaaatgtataaattaaatcatattttgttttttgttttttatttttgtttttatttttgtttttgttttatactttttattttatattttttatattttacttttttttaaatttgtgtaagatatatatttatatatatatattttttttttttgttatttttaataatcattttttttaagtatatgtttatgtaaatattattaaggtttattcaaaaaagacgtttttaaatatataacaaaaaaataaatacaaaaaaaaaaaaaaaaaaaaaaaaaatataccaaATGAATAATGTACATAcgtacatacatatatataatatatatatatatatatattttttttttttttaatcaccTTATGGTTGATGGTTATAGTCCTTTCGTGTGATAAAAAGTGCTGAACAcgaaaatatattcatttcgatttctaaaatataattggttttataaattattaaatatgtaatattttagaagaatataaaaagatacATATGAAAGGAAAAAGATTGCATAAAGTACATATATCAAATCTGTAGTAAAatgattaaaaaatatattgtttgtatatttataaatataaaaaatagatgtattaatataaaaaatgaagataaggAAACGTAGAATTGCATAAAGATAGAGTACTAAATTTATGGaggtatttataataataattttataaataaagatgattggtaataacataatattattataacttaataaagatataagatatattaatttgaAAGGTGGTATTTTTTTGGTTTTGAAATAAATTgttagatatattataatgggaataaatatattaaatgagtatatgaaaaatatagtattatataaaatatttaatttgcTTTGATTATCTAAAATATGATTGttcttattatttgatatgtGATttgttgatatattattattaatatcattgaaaaatacattttttatattaaaaagaaaaaacactAGAaaggatataaataaatttaaccATACGAAGGAATAAATATCTGGATTTTTTTCTAACCCTagtttattatcataataatctaAAGCATCATTTACATTGCTTGATTTTCttacattttcttcatcatatgTTTCGTCATCAAAAAGGTTAGTTTTCtctttattcattttatcattatttctAACATTGGTTTTGCTGTTGTTTGTATTCATGTTCTTTTCTTGTGATGTATATTCTTTTGTACTTGTATTATTATCGAAACCATTTTCATTTGTATCTACacaatttttttcaatatcatatatattatttataacatcATAATTTTTGTCAACATTTAAATATGGAAATAAGGCACACATACATCTATATATGACAACGTCTGTATCTATATCATAATAActtaataattttgttcttatacctttaaattttttaaagaagGGGAAGATATCAAAAGAATTTCTTTTATCATCATCCtgatttatatcattatcacttaaatttataatattcatttttccttgtatatttttttcataatatgaattattttcatacatatttaatgtattatcattttttaatacattattTAATTGGTTCGTTTCGATTGGATTCATATTAGAATTAGACAAAATAACATCTAAACTATTTctgtgattattattatttgtagtAGTATTAGATTTTGTTTGAAATGTATTATTAGTATGATCAAACCTTTTCATATTAccatcatttttaatatcttgtaaattaaaaataattaaatctTTATTTGACAAGAGAGAGTTTTTTTCTGATTCCTCAtttgttataaaattattattatgtttcatattatgattatttataagatgcacattatttttattatgatcagTATTCttagaaaaattattaatctGAAATATATCCTTATATTCATCTTCTAAAGGAAAATTATTCTTTCCATTCATATTCATAAAAGAATTATCATTGGTTGAATTAAcacatttgtttttttttttatatatctcaTCATTTTCCCAAATTTCATTTTTAGGTTTCTTAAATTTATCATCTTGATtaaccatttttttttttttttataaaagataatttttttttaaaacttcAAAAAGAGCacttgaatttttttttttttttttttttttctttaactgaaaattataatattgtaataatattgttattgtaAATAAATGCAAAGGTTAAACATATAACTATatgaaaaacaaacaaacaaacaaataaataaataaataaatatataaatatatatatatatatattatacatatattttttatgtgtattgaaaaaataagttaatgcataataatatgtacattttatttttaaatatataaaaaaatgaaacgcttatattttccatgtaataaaaaaaaaaaaaaaaaaaaaacggtcataaaatattttattttttacatttattgtatcaatataaaatacatatatataatttgttcaCATAAACAAATAGCATTAGTgtcttattttaaaaaatattataattaatataattttgaaatattcttgtgaatataatataattcgtaggatataaaaaaaatatatacatatatatattatatatatatgtatatgtgttaatttgttaattttgtgtaggaatataaataaatagatataatatatatatatatatatatatatatatatatattttcattatgtttatatttgatACGCgtaattgttttattataaatttttatgggttatataaaaaataatatatattacaaatacatattttatatgtttacaaATAATTTGTTAAGGCAcatgttataaatattatatatatttattaatatacataaatatatgaagtctatttaatataaaaattgtaaaatatcatatttttattggtTGGGgatctttataatattatcacaaATAAGACTTTataaaattcattttttaaattaggctatactataatatatataaatatatatatatatatatatatatatatatatttttttttttttttgttaaaaattgtttaaaaataaaaaaaaaaaaaaaaattaaagaaatgaACAATAtccaatatattttatatgtatatattatctttttagCATTggtgataattataaaataataaaagaataaaccATCAAATTTAAATAGATagttttatatgttttatatatatatatatatgtatatatttaattttttttttttggtgatatttactatatttaataaatataaaattataataatattaacaaattTTATAGTTTTAACATCTTCATATTTGTGTGTTTTTaccattatataataataatatattttatagatTGAAACAggtaaaaatatgaaaaacaatatttcttctttttttttttgctttaaATTAGCACTGgttttttttgcttttttttgttcttcgTTCTCAACTTAAGAaggaataaattataaaaattttataataaaaaaaatatatatatattattatatattatatatataatataaattattatttatcattaaaaaaaaaaatatacaataaaaaataagccGAATTGGAGGCGATACGgtaaaaaatgtttatatatatatataaattataatatatataaataaatatatatatatatatatatatatattatatatatatattatatattttatatacatataaatattttatttatttattattattttttttttttttttgtgattgCATacctattaaatataaaaatatatttaatataataagtaCATTCAAATaatcaatatattattatatattatattatattatattatatattatatattatatatttttatatatatataataataatatatttttctaagaatacaaaatataagaaaaaaaaaaaaaaaaaatttcaaatataaaaaatataaataatataaaaatttatatatataattatatataatatacaagtataataattataaaaaaaaaaattacatatttatataaaatatattatataaatatatcattttttaagattttttttttttttttattatgacttaattatataaatttaattatttaatacaagaaaataaaaataaagatatataataaaaaaaaattaaaagaatgctttaaatatatatttacatatataatatgtatataattataataacataagaGAAACTATaagtttataattattatacagtaaataaacaaataaatatatatatatattataatatataatatatatattttttaaagtaatatattattttagtttttataaatacaattaaaaaaacaagtatttataaaaatatctaattttttcactcataaatatatatatatataaataaatatataaatatatatattatatatatatccattatattataatacaataattatatgaaatttttccatttgtatgtatattcaccagattcataataataatattattttatatatatattaagtttaatatatttctcaTCCACAGTTGTGTAAAcacagttttttttttcttttttttttttcttctctttataaatattttatttataaatattttatttataaatattttatttatatcttttttttttttttgatatttaaataaataatatatataaatatggatGATGATAAGAATGACTACAATCCCGAAGAAGAAGTTGTCACAGGAAATTGGAATACTCCAAaggtaataaaataaaaaagaataatataaccacacatatatatatatatatatatatatatatatatatatatatatgtatgtatgtatgcatatattgttgttatatttatttaattctaaccctattttttatatccatattttacgtgtgtattatttatttttttttttttttttggaattgGCTAGATagccatttttatattctacCTGTTgaaatgttaatatatatatatatatatatatatttttttttttttttttttttttttttttcctgaaCGGTTCATGTAGGTTGAATTAAAAGAAGTGGAAATAAAAACAGGAGAAGAAGACGAAAGTTTATTTTGGTCTGGTCGATCAAAATTGTATAGGTGGGTTGAGGGTGAATGGAAAGAAAGAGGATTAGGTGAAtccaaattattattacataagaaaaaaggaataatacGATTTCTTTTAAGGCAAGAAAAAACATTGAAAGTTGTAGCTaaccattatatatatcccaATGAATCATATTGTAAGCTTGTTCCAAATGCTGGaagtgaaaaaatatatgcctGGACAGTGAAAGATTTTGCAGAGGAACCAAAAATTGAACAGTTTGCTTTAAAATTTAATACTGCCGATGCagcaaaattatttaaacaaaAATTTGATGAAGCGGGACAAGTCAATCTTAAACTTTTGGATAGTCAGGGAAATTTGAAAGAAAAggttgaagaaaaaaaagatgacgacaaaaaggaaaagaaagaTGATAacagtgataataataaaaaaacaaaggaggatgaagaagaaaagaagGATAAGGTTGAAAAggatgagaaaaaaaaagaagacgAAAAGGAAAACGTGAAGAAAGATGTAAAGGAAGATGACGAAGAAAAGGATAAGGATGATAAAACAAAAGATGATGATACTTCTAAGGatgaaaaggaaaaggaaGTTGAACAAAAAGAGGAtgttaaagaaaaagaagaaaaggaGAAAGAAAAGGATGATAAAAGaagtgatgataaaaaaagtgatgaagaagaaaatattaaaagagaagattaatatgaaatatataaatatgtttatatatatatatatatatatatatatatatatatatttgtatttatttatatatgtatgtatgtgttttagaatattatatatgtaataaatacataatttatataatgttcattttatattaatacattataCATAAACATGTTTATGTtagtttattttatgttttaatatcgttatattttttttttattttttttttttattttttttttttttcttcttttaaattatactaatatatgaaattaaaaaaataaatagaaaaaaaaaaaaaaaaaactgaaaaatatatacttttaaaaaaataacatataataaaaaaaaaatatacatatatatatataataattcatagaataagaaaaatatatataaatgtgtatGTTTAAATAAGTTTATCCTTTTAAATACATCTGATTTAAACCTTTATTAGGTAGAATAAATAttgtaatttaaatataaatatatataaataattaaatatatatatatatatatatatatatatatattttttttttttttttgtatcttATTCAAGTGGCACCTGCATGAAAGTGCAAAATAGAAAAGGAACAAACGTACTTtgtacatttataatataaatgtgtatatttaatgtttt is a window from the Plasmodium falciparum 3D7 genome assembly, chromosome: 4 genome containing:
- a CDS encoding ran-specific GTPase-activating protein 1, putative, with the translated sequence MDDDKNDYNPEEEVVTGNWNTPKVELKEVEIKTGEEDESLFWSGRSKLYRWVEGEWKERGLGESKLLLHKKKGIIRFLLRQEKTLKVVANHYIYPNESYCKLVPNAGSEKIYAWTVKDFAEEPKIEQFALKFNTADAAKLFKQKFDEAGQVNLKLLDSQGNLKEKVEEKKDDDKKEKKDDNSDNNKKTKEDEEEKKDKVEKDEKKKEDEKENVKKDVKEDDEEKDKDDKTKDDDTSKDEKEKEVEQKEDVKEKEEKEKEKDDKRSDDKKSDEEENIKRED